The sequence ATTTTCCAAGTAGGAAGTGAGAATCCAAGGCACAATAATTAGTGAAGAGACCATCGGTAGATCCTCAAATAAATTCTGATGCATTCAATGCAGGTAATAGTAAGATTACAGCCTCTAGATTGTTCATATAGCTTTGGGTGCACTGGCCCAAGGAACTCCTCCATTCTCGCATTTTCGCAAGTCGTTGATCATATGAAACTGTGCTCAGAAAAATTGACACAGGCTATGTTTGAACTCCCATCATATCATATATTAACTAAAAAGGCAAAGGTTTTGCTCTCAACCATTTAGTTTCGAAGGATGATTTCCTATAAGCATAAAAAGAAGCTACTGTTCAAGGTGTAGATCAAGGACTTGGTTATCAGAAGAGAAAACTTGGAGGATACATGCTCACATCATCtgagaaaaaataataaaaaatgaaatcacAGAAAATGAAATAACAAAATGCTCAACTATTTCTGTCAGAGGAGATACCTGATATAATGCTTCTACAACGATATAGCGCCTAAGCTTCTCAGCTCGTTTGTTGTCATGGGTAACCTTCTCCAAAATACTCTGTAAGGACTTTGTATCATtgtgtttgaaaaaaattatggtACTTCTAGAGAGGTGAAGGCCATTTTGTATCCCCCAGTGGACTCCCTCATCACTGCAAGATATACCCACCACACCCAACAAAATAAGAAACCATAGAAAAGAACAATATGTTATGACTCACAAGAATCGCTACAGAAACCCAATACTTAGTATTTATATACAAATTTAGATCTCCGATATAATCAGCTCATATGTTCATATGTCACAGCAGtaaaataaagatataatcTGTCAGTCACAAGAAAAAAGGAATATGTAATACATTTGAGAGAATGATGAAGGCGATGTCCCACATTTTgatgaaaaaatttaaaaagttgaGGACAATTTTGAAGAGCATAAAAAAATCAACATGGAAGTTAACATGCTTACGTTGTTCATTAGAAAGAGGCATGCAAACTAAGAATAGAATGCCAAAAGTGAAATTAAAAAGAAAGGTGGCGTACATACTGCCAAAAAATGAAGAAGGTTTCGTGATTGTAGCTATGAGGTGGGGACCCCTGACAGATAGTTGCAGACATTTTGcagcatgaataaaatcaacATGGAAGTTATCATGCTTACGTTGTTGTTCGTTAGAAAGAGGCATGCAAAGTAAGAATAGAACGCCAAAAGTGAATTAAAAAGAAAGGTGGCATACATAATGCAAAAAAATGAATAAGGTTTCGTGATTGTATCCATGAGGTAGGTCCTCACCATTGACATCCGACAATAAAAGCCCAGAAAAATAATTCCAAAATGAAAACTAGATCAGAGTTTGTCCACGATCAGCTTAACACTCTCCGACTGGTGCCAAATGATATCAGATTACTTTCAAATTTTTTACATTTAAATAAACCATAACTTGAAAATTTTCAGGAATTTCCAGAAAGATATTATATGGCATTGTACAATAAAATGAACCACAAGTATTTCGGAAAAACTCACACGATGACAATATCACCCTTCTTACAAAATGCTGGAATCGTACTAAACATTGTGGAAAGCCCATAGGAATAAAGTATAGAGTCTGTGGTTCCAAGAAACTTTGCTATTCTTGCCTCACAATCAAGGTGAACATCTGCATCAATTAAGAATATCAACTGCATGGTGTTATGGTCAGCAAAATTAAGGAAAGACACATGATAAAGTAATACGGCAAGAACTTCAGTATATGAGAATGTCAGATTCTACCAATTGTCCCATAAAATCCACGAGGACCACAAGAGCCAACACCGTATTTTTCCAGCGATTTGGTACATGATTCCTGCTTCGAAACAACACTATCATTGAAAACAATGTAAAGCAACAAAGTAAAAGAAAAacagaaaataatatttacTTTTTTGTGACGAGAGGAAACTGTGTCTTACTTGTAGCTTTTCATGCCCTAAAAAGCCAAGGTAATTCGCTGATGTGAAATTCACAACTTCTTTACCATTGATTACAGTATGTGGTCCAGCAGCACTGGAACGTAAATAAtgagataataatatgaaatcTAAAGGAGTATAAAGACTTCAAAATGTAATTCTTTATTTGATGAAGCAAGACTAATAGAAATTAAGCCAACAATCAAGAGACACATCATCACTtctattattaaataatttaatgtcAAGCATTATAGTAATACATGCAGTGAAAATTCATGTCATATAAAGAAATCACGCATCTATTCTAATCAGCTCTCTTCCTTTTTTTCTAGTAACAATATCAGAAAATTGCCTCTTCCAGAAAATGAACATGAGAAACAATACAATATGTAAAATCTCACCTTTCCAACACCGGGGGTTCATACTTCATCTCTCTAGTAATAGAAGGAATGAGGGATTCTGGGACCCATTCATCACATAACTCATCTATTTCCTAAAAACCATTGCCCAACGATATACATCACAGTGTCAGCTAAGATGACAAAACACAAGATGTTAAAATGGAGAATCTAGGAAAATACAAGTAAAAAGGCATGTCTCATGCCAGCTGCGATTTTAGAAGCAAGCAAGAAAGAAGACGTTTGCTTAACCAGCACGGCCTTACAGATGTAAAAGCTATAAAGGCCTTCTTCAAAATTGGCTTATCAAGACATTGGCATCAAGAGCAAATAATAGAACAAGGACCATGGAAACATACTGGCCTGTCagcatattttttttcataaatgatGTGATATTATTCGAGCAgtttgttaaatattttttatgaatgcTTAATACTGGCCTGTCAGCACGATATTTATGTATGCTTAATTGGTTCTTGTATACCACGTTTTTTCTATTCCACAGCATCCATTTGCAGCAAAACAATGACATGAATGAGAAAAGGAATAAAAAAAACAGAACAAAAGGAATTGATGAAAAGTAGCTCATTTCATGTCAATTGGCAGTAATACATTACAAAAGCATCAGTTTGAGAGAAGGAAAAGTAAAGAGGATAATAATTCAGAATATGAAACACAGACCTTCTTCGTCAATGGTCTTTTAGGTGGCTTATAACTTTTCTGGGATAGAAGAAAAAGTATTACAACCAAGAGAAGACCCTCCACAAAAAGATGGCCTACAGAAACATAAAGACGTGACAAAATTCACATAATATAGTAGAGAAACAAAACACAACACACTTTCAAAAAACATAGCGAACCTCCAATTGGAACTCCAAAGATGACAGCTCGAGTAGAAGGTGCATCAAGAACCAATGTCACCCAATCTGAAAATGACTTCACCGTACTCTCAAATGCCGCCAACATTGTTTCCATTGACTCCAGTTGGAATTCACACAAAGGCTTACACCACTTATCAGAACCAGAATAAGCTAGTACTCTTTAATTCATATCACTGAAAACTTTTGCCACAGTTTTGAATGTATGCTCGTTCATGAGCTGGAACCAACTACTACTAAATCAAAAAACATTCATTAATAGTCACTCTCCAGAAATAACAAAGACATTCATGATTGCATCTACCATTCAGACAAATAGCATTAGAATCTGCATATGAAAGATTCGAGTTGATATCTCATGTTTAAGCCCCCAGACTTTGACACAGTCTGCAGTGAAGGGCAGACTCACCACCCACAGGGGAAGTAAAAAGatcaaatctttcaataaaaattGCCCAGGAAATGCATTTGTGgcctaaaaaaaaacaaaatcatctttcaaaaaagaaaaaacgtATCTCTCTTGATTGGATAGATTTCCAATCATTCCCACTTACTAAACCAATGGGTCGTCGACCCTATAATTGTAAGCCCTTCATGTGTACGTCGGATCCCAACAATTACACACGATCTACACATTTAATAAAGAACACAGACATATCCATCACAATTGGGAAAAGGAACTAATAATCTAGGAAATTGAGAGTGTCTCGGCTTTCAACCTGAATCAAGGAAAGAATTACACCTACCTAGTTCACTAGCTCTTGCATTTTAATGCTACGGTAATTAGACTAAAAAAGAATTTGAGcataaaatgcaataaaaacttGCAATTTCACCCAAAATTAGCCTCTTAGATTTCGACCAACTCATGACATGAAATTTCTGATTCTTGGGTTCAATCTGCCTATTCAATGGAAACACCTAAATTTTTTCTATCGAAATGAAAACAAAGTAGCGAATGCAAATCCTCATGGTTACCTTGAGCGTACGGAGGTGCGTTG comes from Henckelia pumila isolate YLH828 chromosome 4, ASM3356847v2, whole genome shotgun sequence and encodes:
- the LOC140860045 gene encoding long chain base biosynthesis protein 1, whose protein sequence is METMLAAFESTVKSFSDWVTLVLDAPSTRAVIFGVPIGGHLFVEGLLLVVILFLLSQKSYKPPKRPLTKKEIDELCDEWVPESLIPSITREMKYEPPVLESAAGPHTVINGKEVVNFTSANYLGFLGHEKLQESCTKSLEKYGVGSCGPRGFYGTIDVHLDCEARIAKFLGTTDSILYSYGLSTMFSTIPAFCKKGDIVIVDEGVHWGIQNGLHLSRSTIIFFKHNDTKSLQSILEKVTHDNKRAEKLRRYIVVEALYQNSGQIAPLDEIIKLKEKYRFRIILDESNSIGVLGSSGRGLTEHCRVPVEKVDIVTAAMGHALATEGGFCTGSARVIDHQRLSSSGYVFSASLPPYLASAAITAIDILEESPNLLTKLKENVAILHKGVSEIQGLEITSDPRSPIVFLKLKKSAGSLKADLQVLQDICDHLLKDYSIFVATSKRSTVDKCKLPAGIRFYVSAAHTESDLKNACQSLKKVADFVLAHE